One genomic region from Nostoc sphaeroides encodes:
- a CDS encoding DUF4058 family protein, with the protein MNSPFPGMNPYLENPVFWSELHHRLITAIADTIEENIPPQYRVAIEQRTYLSDDSDSVLVGIPDVSIFSQHKSPQQYSSTSTQTETSEGITVMIPLPEHITENYLEIREVSTGFVVASIEVLSPKNKRPGEGRKAYELKRKQVLASLSHLVEIDLLRSGKAMSILGEVPVTDYQIIVSRSEKRPQAKLYGFSVRETIPVFPLPLQSEDTEPIVDLQSLLHGIYNRARYYLAIDYNKEPVPPLKPEDILWSDTLLREQGLRNN; encoded by the coding sequence ATGAATTCTCCATTTCCCGGAATGAATCCTTATTTAGAAAATCCTGTCTTTTGGTCAGAATTACATCATCGATTAATTACAGCTATAGCAGATACTATTGAAGAAAATATTCCCCCACAGTATCGAGTTGCAATTGAACAACGTACTTATTTAAGTGATGACTCAGATTCTGTATTAGTTGGTATACCTGATGTTTCTATTTTTTCTCAACACAAATCACCGCAGCAATACTCATCAACTAGTACCCAAACAGAAACGTCAGAAGGCATCACGGTGATGATACCGTTACCTGAACATATTACGGAAAATTACTTAGAAATTCGAGAAGTTTCTACAGGTTTTGTGGTAGCTTCTATCGAAGTTTTATCTCCTAAAAATAAACGCCCAGGCGAAGGGAGAAAAGCCTATGAACTGAAACGCAAACAAGTTTTAGCTAGTCTTTCTCACTTAGTCGAAATTGATTTACTCAGAAGTGGAAAAGCCATGTCAATTTTAGGGGAAGTGCCTGTAACAGATTATCAAATTATTGTTAGCAGAAGTGAAAAACGTCCTCAAGCTAAATTATACGGATTTAGCGTCAGAGAAACGATTCCCGTATTTCCATTACCGTTACAGTCAGAAGATACAGAACCGATTGTAGATTTGCAATCTTTATTGCATGGTATATACAATCGTGCCAGATATTACTTAGCAATTGATTATAATAAAGAACCAGTACCACCCCTAAAACCAGAAGATATTTTATGGTCTGATACCCTCTTACGCGAACAAGGGTTAAGGAATAATTAG
- the petC gene encoding cytochrome b6-f complex iron-sulfur subunit: MAQFSESADVPDMGRRQFMNLLTFGTVTGVALGALYPVVNYFIPPATGGAGGGVTAKDELGNDVSVAKFLENRNAGDRNLVQGLKGDPTYIVVDSKEAIKDYGINAICTHLGCVVPWNIAENKFKCPCHGSQYDETGKVVRGPAPLSLPLAHTNVKDDKIVLTPWTETDFRTGDAAWWA, from the coding sequence ATGGCTCAATTTTCTGAATCAGCAGACGTGCCCGATATGGGGCGTCGTCAGTTCATGAATCTGCTCACTTTTGGGACTGTCACTGGAGTGGCTCTGGGTGCATTGTATCCCGTTGTCAACTACTTTATTCCACCCGCAACAGGTGGTGCTGGTGGCGGTGTAACGGCAAAAGACGAGCTAGGTAACGATGTTAGCGTCGCTAAATTTCTCGAAAACCGGAATGCAGGCGATCGCAACCTAGTCCAAGGGCTAAAGGGAGATCCTACCTATATTGTGGTAGACAGCAAAGAAGCGATCAAAGATTATGGCATTAACGCCATTTGCACCCACTTAGGTTGTGTCGTCCCCTGGAACATTGCAGAGAACAAGTTTAAGTGTCCTTGTCATGGTTCTCAGTATGACGAAACTGGTAAGGTTGTTCGGGGCCCAGCACCGTTGTCTTTACCTTTAGCCCATACCAATGTAAAAGACGACAAAATCGTTTTGACCCCTTGGACTGAAACCGACTTCCGCACCGGCGATGCAGCTTGGTGGGCTTAA
- a CDS encoding DUF3067 family protein: MTGQELRQMLLDKWGYSYDVQLRRAQGKIFLQVMWKYLEQASFPLSEAEYQEHLDTIANYLHALGGSMQVQTYINQTRDRPRLGKAVSIPLDLGERSSEWIL; the protein is encoded by the coding sequence ATGACAGGACAGGAATTACGTCAGATGTTGCTTGATAAGTGGGGATATTCTTATGATGTCCAGTTGCGGCGGGCACAGGGAAAGATATTTTTGCAAGTCATGTGGAAATATCTGGAGCAAGCTTCTTTTCCATTGAGCGAGGCGGAGTACCAAGAGCATCTTGACACCATTGCTAATTATCTTCATGCCTTGGGTGGGTCAATGCAGGTACAAACATATATTAACCAAACACGCGATCGCCCCCGCCTCGGCAAAGCTGTTAGCATTCCTTTAGATTTGGGTGAACGTTCTTCGGAATGGATATTATAA
- the tatC gene encoding twin-arginine translocase subunit TatC — MTPSQDVDTVNVLNIDPEEYGNSDTNPLDELPGEVEMSLFDHLEELRQRIFYSLIAVAVGIIGCFFAVKPIVQLLEVPAQGVKFLQLAPGEYFFVSVKVAAYTGFVLTSPFILYQIIQFVLPGLTRRERRLLGPVVLGSSVLFAAGLVFAYLLLIPAALKFFISYGADVVEQLWSIDKYFEFVLLLLFSTGLAFQIPIIQLLLGNLNIVSSQRMVSGWRYVIMGAVVLGAVLTPSTDPLTQSLLAGAVLGLYFGGVGLVKLTGK; from the coding sequence GTGACGCCTTCACAAGACGTAGATACTGTAAACGTTCTCAACATCGACCCAGAAGAATATGGCAACTCAGACACAAATCCTCTTGATGAGTTGCCAGGTGAAGTTGAAATGTCCCTTTTCGACCACCTAGAAGAGTTGCGGCAGCGCATTTTCTATTCTCTGATTGCCGTAGCGGTGGGTATTATTGGCTGTTTTTTTGCCGTTAAACCCATTGTCCAATTACTTGAAGTTCCCGCACAAGGAGTAAAATTTCTCCAACTTGCACCCGGAGAATATTTCTTTGTCTCCGTTAAAGTTGCAGCCTACACTGGCTTCGTACTTACTAGTCCTTTCATTCTTTACCAGATTATCCAGTTTGTGCTTCCAGGACTGACTCGCCGCGAACGCCGTTTATTGGGGCCTGTGGTTTTGGGTTCGAGTGTACTGTTTGCTGCTGGGTTAGTATTTGCCTATTTACTCCTTATCCCCGCAGCGTTGAAATTTTTCATCAGCTACGGAGCAGATGTAGTTGAACAACTTTGGTCAATTGATAAATATTTTGAATTTGTGCTGCTACTGTTATTCAGCACTGGTTTAGCATTTCAAATTCCGATCATCCAACTGCTGCTCGGTAATTTGAACATTGTCTCCTCTCAACGCATGGTTTCTGGTTGGCGTTACGTAATTATGGGAGCAGTCGTTTTAGGAGCCGTGCTTACACCTTCTACTGACCCCCTGACTCAAAGTCTTTTAGCGGGAGCAGTTTTAGGGCTTTATTTCGGTGGTGTTGGACTGGTTAAACTTACAGGTAAATAA
- a CDS encoding SDR family NAD(P)-dependent oxidoreductase, translating to MVAGNQRTVVVTGASTGIGQACALLLDQLGFSVFAGVRQDIDAQTLKQKGSQRLIPIFLDVTDAESIASAVAQVTNAVGGAGILGLVNNAGVAIPGPLELLAIAEFQHQMQVNVTGQLAVTQAFLGLLRQNRGRIVNMGSIAGRSPTPFLGAYNASKFALVALTDVMRMELSPWGISVSIIEPGSIATPIWEKSLSQSQIAQQELPQTAHNLYGQAMNIVRKKMQIIASKGISADIVAQAVVHALTAKQPKTRYLVGQDAKIGALLKHILPDKLHDQIILYSMGL from the coding sequence ATGGTTGCAGGAAATCAACGTACAGTAGTGGTTACAGGAGCATCAACAGGAATTGGTCAGGCGTGTGCTTTGCTTTTAGACCAGTTGGGCTTCTCTGTTTTTGCTGGCGTGCGTCAAGATATTGATGCTCAAACACTTAAACAGAAAGGGTCACAAAGGCTGATTCCGATTTTTTTAGATGTTACTGACGCTGAATCGATCGCATCTGCGGTTGCTCAGGTAACAAATGCAGTCGGTGGTGCGGGGATTTTAGGTTTAGTGAATAATGCCGGAGTTGCTATCCCAGGCCCGTTGGAATTATTAGCGATCGCAGAATTTCAACACCAGATGCAGGTTAATGTCACCGGGCAATTAGCAGTCACACAAGCATTTCTTGGTCTATTACGCCAAAATCGGGGCCGAATTGTCAATATGGGTTCCATTGCTGGTAGAAGCCCTACGCCATTCCTGGGAGCTTACAATGCTTCCAAATTTGCGCTCGTTGCACTCACTGATGTGATGCGGATGGAGTTAAGCCCTTGGGGAATCTCGGTTTCAATTATCGAACCTGGTTCCATCGCTACTCCAATCTGGGAAAAGTCTCTAAGTCAATCTCAAATCGCACAGCAGGAGCTACCGCAAACGGCACACAATCTCTACGGACAGGCGATGAATATTGTCCGCAAGAAAATGCAGATTATCGCATCTAAGGGAATTTCTGCCGATATTGTCGCTCAGGCTGTTGTCCATGCGCTGACTGCAAAACAACCTAAGACGCGCTATCTTGTTGGACAAGATGCCAAAATCGGAGCGCTGTTAAAGCATATTTTGCCTGATAAGTTACATGACCAGATAATTTTATATTCAATGGGATTGTAG